The Mesorhizobium sp. B2-8-5 genome segment TCCGGAGGGAGAGGAAAGGGCGCTTGGTGGCGCCGGGAGAGGAAGAAGGCCTCTGCCTCGAGGACAGGCGCGGCTCGTCTGGCGCCTTTCCTCTCCCCCGTCGATCGGGGGAGAGGTGTCGAGCGAAGCTCGACGGAGGGGGTCGACCCTTTGCGCGGCACTATACGATGCCCGCGCTTCCGCGCCACAAGGCTACCCCCGCTCGGCCTGCAGCCTGTTGTAATCATGCAGCGTGCGGCTCAGCCTTCGGCGCAGGAAGTTCGAGATGTTGTCGAAGATGAAGACGACGAGCAGCGTCAGCAGCACCATGTAGAAGACGTTGGCCCAGTTCGAGTTGGTGCGCATAGCTTCCCATAGTTTCAGGCCGATGCCGCCGGCGCCGACGGCGCCGATGATGGTGGCGCCGCGGGTGTTGGATTCCCACTGATAGAGCGTCTGGCTGATGAAGACCGGCACCACTTCCGGCATCACGCCGTAGCGCTGCACGAGCAGGCCGTTGGCGCCGGTCGAGAGCACGCCTTCGCGCGGCTTGTCGTCGATGTTCTCAAGCGCTTCGGAATAGGTTTTGCCCAATGTGCCGATCTCGGTGAAGAAGATCGCCGCACTTCCGGCCAGCGGTCCGGGGCCGAAGGCGCGGGTGAAGAACAGTGCCCAGATCAGCATGTCGACCGAGCGCATGAAGTCGAAGAAGCGTTTCAGCACCTGGCTGAGCAGGCCGCTCGGCGTGATGTTGCGGGCGGCGAAGAAGGCGAGCGGGAAGGCGACGATACCGCCGAGCAGGGTGCCGAGGAACGCCATAACGATGGTCTGCAGGAGTTTCGTCCAGACATCGCCGTGCTGCCACTGCGCGTTGTTCCAGATGTTGTCGGCGGCCAAAGCGAGGTTCGACGTGCCGGGCTGAAGCTCAGGCCCGGAGACGATCAGCGAGATGACCTCGCCGGCCGATTTGCCGAAGAAGGGCGAGCGCGTGTCGAAGACGAAATTGGCCCAGCCGAGGAAGCGCTTGCGAACCTTGACGCGGTCGACGGTGACGCGCACCTCGCCGGCGAAGCCCATCTTGGCGACGATCTCGTCGTCATGGACGGTCACCCAGTCGGGCACCGCGCC includes the following:
- the phnE gene encoding phosphonate ABC transporter, permease protein PhnE, with amino-acid sequence MTADELSAIESRYPQVFHRPAYKRFWPLLLIAGTVLYLGYALWFFSLPQVLRESHWERLPLFLSQWISYDLQPEFRLDQPQITPKYPRFSALGENPNPDWVVRNPDGIFTVRIDGDAKSVTFDKTRATITANGVTVPIALTGGKPVVTGAVPDWVTVHDDEIVAKMGFAGEVRVTVDRVKVRKRFLGWANFVFDTRSPFFGKSAGEVISLIVSGPELQPGTSNLALAADNIWNNAQWQHGDVWTKLLQTIVMAFLGTLLGGIVAFPLAFFAARNITPSGLLSQVLKRFFDFMRSVDMLIWALFFTRAFGPGPLAGSAAIFFTEIGTLGKTYSEALENIDDKPREGVLSTGANGLLVQRYGVMPEVVPVFISQTLYQWESNTRGATIIGAVGAGGIGLKLWEAMRTNSNWANVFYMVLLTLLVVFIFDNISNFLRRRLSRTLHDYNRLQAERG